A section of the Branchiostoma lanceolatum isolate klBraLanc5 chromosome 19, klBraLanc5.hap2, whole genome shotgun sequence genome encodes:
- the LOC136425061 gene encoding transmembrane emp24 domain-containing protein 7-like isoform X1 has translation MEGPWTAGLVVLTCYVAVSLAGELTFELADNDRQCFYEDVDAGVKCTLEYQVLAGGNYDVDVVVFEEDKPILKRVRSTSGEHKWTSEHGTDVVMCFLNKFSIVTSKKIWLRFVTEDPRVSPPPPGPPVPWLHDAATFMESSCVTSHENLKLVIDYQTHFRLREAQGRAFAESLNERVNYWSIAQTVILILVGIGQVVVLRSFFTENKKHQGI, from the exons ATGGAGGGTCCGTGGACGGCTGGGCTGGTGGTTTTGACGTGCTACGTCGCGGTGAGTCTAGCGGGAGAACTGACGTTCGAGCTCGCTGACAACGACCGACAGTGCTTCTACGAAGACGTGGACGCCGGCGTCAAATGTACACTGGAATATCAG GTCTTGGCAGGGGGTAATTACGACGTAGACGTTGTCGTGTTTGAGGAGGATAAGCCGATTCTTAAACGCGTGCGTTCCACGTCGGGCGAACACAAGTGGACGTCAGAGCACGGGACGGATGTAGTCATGTGTTTCTTGAACAAGTTCTCGATCGTGACCAGCAAAAAGATCTGGCTGCGTTTCGTTACAGAGGATCCCCGCGTGTCGCCGCCACCACCCGGGCCACCCGTACCCTGGCTGCACGACGCAGCGACGTTT ATGGAATCCTCTTGCGTGACATCCCACGAGAACCTGAAGCTCGTCATTGACTACCAGACGCACTTCAGGCTACGAGAGGCACAGGGGCGCGCCTTCGCCGAGAGCCTCAACGAGCGTGTCAACTACTGGTCAATAGCCCAGACCGTTATCCTCATTCTTGTAggcattggccaggtggttgtATTACGTAGCTTTTTCACGGAGAATAAAAAACATCAAGGGATTTGA
- the LOC136425061 gene encoding transmembrane emp24 domain-containing protein 7-like isoform X2 yields MEGPWTAGLVVLTCYVAVSLAGELTFELADNDRQCFYEDVDAGVKCTLEYQVVTGGHYDVDCLISDPTEKVLYKEIKKQYDTYTWTSEKKGIYKFCFSNEFSTFTHKTVYFDFMVGDEPPLIPEMGDHDTALTQMESSCVTSHENLKLVIDYQTHFRLREAQGRAFAESLNERVNYWSIAQTVILILVGIGQVVVLRSFFTENKKHQGI; encoded by the exons ATGGAGGGTCCGTGGACGGCTGGGCTGGTGGTTTTGACGTGCTACGTCGCGGTGAGTCTAGCGGGAGAACTGACGTTCGAGCTCGCTGACAACGACCGACAGTGCTTCTACGAAGACGTGGACGCCGGCGTCAAATGTACACTGGAATATCAG GTAgtaacaggtggtcactatgatGTGGATTGTTTAATATCGGACCCGACCGAGAAGGTCTTGTACAAAGAGATCAAGAAACAGTACGACACGTACACGTGGACGTCCGAGAAGAAGGGCATCTACAAGTTCTGTTTCAGCAACGAGTTCTCCACCTTTACACACAAGACCGTGTACTTCGACTTCATGGTTGGCGACGAGCCGCCATTGATTCCCGAGATGGGGGATCACGACACGGCACTGACGCAG ATGGAATCCTCTTGCGTGACATCCCACGAGAACCTGAAGCTCGTCATTGACTACCAGACGCACTTCAGGCTACGAGAGGCACAGGGGCGCGCCTTCGCCGAGAGCCTCAACGAGCGTGTCAACTACTGGTCAATAGCCCAGACCGTTATCCTCATTCTTGTAggcattggccaggtggttgtATTACGTAGCTTTTTCACGGAGAATAAAAAACATCAAGGGATTTGA
- the LOC136425047 gene encoding galactose-3-O-sulfotransferase 3-like isoform X3 — protein MAALPKSLLVFLTFQAVLLFASILWSKNTTIFSTRPSSGKFQVNDRSEVTNTVHNGNLRTQEGLVTTRQGKCNLPVTNFVFIKVHKTASGSTFMLLARFGRNHDMTICYPARRSKARHKQLSYPSGKLIRKDCNPAIGRNYTLLIHHSIMNKPAMDRIMEPGTKYIGIIRQPLNHFRSIFFWEQHILRHNKNPLATFLNMKENYTVRSKDPYSKHRNFQAHYLGFPTKLMASKNTSQLYEALRTVASWYSMVIITEYWEESLVLLKRKFCWTMYDILHTTRRLHALKKRKEHAPLTDKQKANHKRISNIDYMMYDYFNNTFSQRVTEEGPEFWEEVTYYKTLNHQVNQHCNSGGGKRVFPAGKWSQEFVIDSTFCNEWKWAEGRWAAACWDVVYRRNKLSATQKSRP, from the exons ATGGCGGCGCTACCAAAATCTCTGCTAGTATTCTTGACCTTTCAGGCTGTCCTTTTGTTCGCGAGTATCCTATGGAGCAAGAATACAACGATATTTTCTACCAGACCTTCGTCTGGTAAGTTCCAAGTAAACGATAG GTCAGAGGTTACGAACACGGTGCATAACGGGAACCTGCGTACACAGGAGGGCTTGGTTACAACAAGGCAGGGGAAATGTAATCTTCCTGTCACcaattttgttttcatcaag GTTCATAAGACAGCTTCAGGCTCAACGTTCATGTTACTGGCCAGGTTCGGCCGGAACCACGACATGACCATCTGCTACCCTGCACGCCGTAGCAAGGCCCGTCACAAGCAGCTGTCATACCCTAG TGGAAAATTGATCAGGAAAGACTGCAACCCAGCAATTGGAAGAAACTACACCCTCCTCATACACCACTCAATCATGAACAAGCCGGCTATGGACCGAATCATGGAACCGGGAACCAAGTACATCGGCATCATCCGCCAACCCCTTAATCATTTTCGGTCGATTTTCTTTTGGGAACAACACATTTTACGTCACAACAAAAATCCACTGGCTACATTTCTAAATATGAAGGAGAATTATACGGTTCGGAGCAAGGATCCATATTCAAAACATCGCAATTTTCAAGCACACTACTTGGGTTTCCCAACAAAACTTATGGCCAGCAAAAATACAAGTCAGCTGTACGAAGCACTCAG gacCGTTGCGAGCTGGTACTCCATGGTCATCATCACAGAATACTGGGAGGAATCCCTGGTGCTGTTAAAAAGGAAGTTTTGTTGGACCATGTACGACATATTACACACCACAAGGAGACTCCATGCTCTTAAAAAACGCAAAGAACACGCCCCTCTTACCGACAAACAGAAAGCAAACCACAAACGAATTAGCAACATAGATTATATGATGTACGACTACTTCAATAACACATTTTCGCAACGTGTAACCGAGGAAGGACCCGAGTTTTGGGAAGAGGTCACGTACTACAAGACCCTGAACCACCAAGTGAACCAACATTGTAACTCAGGCGGTGGGAAAAGAGTCTTTCCTGCCGGAAAATGGAGCCAAGAGTTTGTGATCGACTCAACCTTCTGTAATGAGTGGAAGTGGGCAGAAGGGAGATGGGCAGCAGCGTGTTGGGACGTGGTTTACAGAAGaaacaagctatcagccacccaaaaatcaaggccatag
- the LOC136425047 gene encoding galactose-3-O-sulfotransferase 3-like isoform X2 → MAALPKSLLVFLTFQAVLLFASILWSKNTTIFSTRPSSGKFQVNDRSEVTNTVHNGNLRTQEGLVTTRQGKCNLPVTNFVFIKVHKTASGSTFMLLARFGRNHDITICYPARRSKAKHIQLSYPSGRLTNKDCRPALGRNYTLIIHHSIMNKPAMDRVMEPGTKYIGIVREPLNHFRSIFFWHQVGLRRKKNPLGAFLSTPNKDKDRQLGKHHPYSKHRNFQSYTLGFPRKLMTSKNTTQIYEAIRTVASWYSMVIITEYWEESLVLLKRKFCWTMYDILHTTRRLHALKKRKEHAPLTDKQKANHKRISNIDYMMYDYFNNTFSQRVTEEGPEFWEEVTYYKTLNHQVNQHCNSGGGKRVFPAGKWSQEFVIDSTFCNEWKWAEGRWAAACWDVVYRRNKLSATQKSRP, encoded by the exons ATGGCGGCGCTACCAAAATCTCTGCTAGTATTCTTGACCTTTCAGGCTGTCCTTTTGTTCGCGAGTATCCTATGGAGCAAGAATACAACGATATTTTCTACCAGACCTTCGTCTGGTAAGTTCCAAGTAAACGATAG GTCAGAGGTTACGAACACGGTGCATAACGGGAACCTGCGTACACAGGAGGGCTTGGTTACAACAAGGCAGGGGAAATGTAATCTTCCTGTCACcaattttgttttcatcaag GTTCATAAGACAGCTTCAGGATCCACGTTTATGCTACTGGCGAGGTTCGGCCGGAACCATGACATAACCATCTGTTATCCTGCACGCCGTAGCAAAGCCAAACACATACAGCTGTCATACCCAAG CGGCAGATTGACAAATAAAGACTGCAGGCCAGCCCTGGGAAGAAACTACACCCTCATCATACACCACTCAATCATGAACAAGCCCGCCATGGACCGAGTCATGGAACCGGGGACCAAGTACATCGGCATCGTTCGAGAGCCGCTAAACCATTTTCGGTCCATCTTCTTTTGGCATCAGGTCGGTTTGCGGCGCAAGAAAAATCCGCTGGGGGCGTTTCTAAGTACACCAAATAAGGACAAGGACCGTCAGCTTGGGAAACACCATCCGTACTCAAAACATCGAAATTTCCAGTCGTACACCTTGGGATTCCCGAGGAAGCTGATGACCAGCAAAAACACAACCCAAATATACGAAGCAATCAG gacCGTTGCGAGCTGGTACTCCATGGTCATCATCACAGAATACTGGGAGGAATCCCTGGTGCTGTTAAAAAGGAAGTTTTGTTGGACCATGTACGACATATTACACACCACAAGGAGACTCCATGCTCTTAAAAAACGCAAAGAACACGCCCCTCTTACCGACAAACAGAAAGCAAACCACAAACGAATTAGCAACATAGATTATATGATGTACGACTACTTCAATAACACATTTTCGCAACGTGTAACCGAGGAAGGACCCGAGTTTTGGGAAGAGGTCACGTACTACAAGACCCTGAACCACCAAGTGAACCAACATTGTAACTCAGGCGGTGGGAAAAGAGTCTTTCCTGCCGGAAAATGGAGCCAAGAGTTTGTGATCGACTCAACCTTCTGTAATGAGTGGAAGTGGGCAGAAGGGAGATGGGCAGCAGCGTGTTGGGACGTGGTTTACAGAAGaaacaagctatcagccacccaaaaatcaaggccatag
- the LOC136425047 gene encoding galactose-3-O-sulfotransferase 3-like isoform X1: MAALPKSLLVFLTFQAVLLFASILWSKNTTIFSTRPSSGKFQVNDRSEVTNTVHNGNLRTQEGLVTTRQGKCNLPVTNFVFIKVHKTASGSTFMLLARFGRNHDMTICYPARRSKARHKQLSYPSGKLIRKDCNPAIGRNYTLLIHHSIMNKPAMDRIMEPGTKYIGIIRQPLNHFRSIFFWEQHILRHNKNPLATFLNMKENYTVRSKDPYSKHRNFQAHYLGFPTKLMASKNTSQLYEALRTVASWYSMVIITEYWEESLVLLKRKFCWTMYDILHSTRRLHALKTRKEHVTLTDKQKDTHRKMSNIDYMMYDYFNNTFWQRVAEEGPEFWEEVTYYKTLNHEVNQHCTSVRGERVFPANKWSQEFMINSTFCHELHGWGEGRWAVSCRDVVNKQNEEMKKKQAQVLNDSDT; this comes from the exons ATGGCGGCGCTACCAAAATCTCTGCTAGTATTCTTGACCTTTCAGGCTGTCCTTTTGTTCGCGAGTATCCTATGGAGCAAGAATACAACGATATTTTCTACCAGACCTTCGTCTGGTAAGTTCCAAGTAAACGATAG GTCAGAGGTTACGAACACGGTGCATAACGGGAACCTGCGTACACAGGAGGGCTTGGTTACAACAAGGCAGGGGAAATGTAATCTTCCTGTCACcaattttgttttcatcaag GTTCATAAGACAGCTTCAGGCTCAACGTTCATGTTACTGGCCAGGTTCGGCCGGAACCACGACATGACCATCTGCTACCCTGCACGCCGTAGCAAGGCCCGTCACAAGCAGCTGTCATACCCTAG TGGAAAATTGATCAGGAAAGACTGCAACCCAGCAATTGGAAGAAACTACACCCTCCTCATACACCACTCAATCATGAACAAGCCGGCTATGGACCGAATCATGGAACCGGGAACCAAGTACATCGGCATCATCCGCCAACCCCTTAATCATTTTCGGTCGATTTTCTTTTGGGAACAACACATTTTACGTCACAACAAAAATCCACTGGCTACATTTCTAAATATGAAGGAGAATTATACGGTTCGGAGCAAGGATCCATATTCAAAACATCGCAATTTTCAAGCACACTACTTGGGTTTCCCAACAAAACTTATGGCCAGCAAAAATACAAGTCAGCTGTACGAAGCACTCAG GACGGTTGCGAGCTGGTACTCCATGGTCATCATCACAGAATACTGGGAGGAATCCCTGGTGCTGTTAAAAAGGAAGTTTTGTTGGACCATGTACGACATACTACACTCAACAAGGAGACTCCATGCTCTAAAAACACGCAAAGAACATGTCACACTGACCGACAAACAGAAAGACACTCACAGAAAGATGAGCAACATCGATTATATGATGTACGACTACTTCAATAACACATTTTGGCAACGTGTAGCGGAGGAAGGACCAGAGTTTTGGGAAGAGGTCACGTACTACAAGACCCTGAACCACGAAGTGAACCAACATTGCACCTCAGTCAGAGGGGAAAGGGTCTTTCCTGCTAATAAATGGAGCCAGGAATTCATGATAAATTCAACTTTCTGTCACGAACTGCATGGATGGGGGGAAGGGAGATGGGCAGTATCGTGTAGGGATGTGGTTAACAAACAAAACGAAgagatgaaaaagaaacaagCCCAGGTGTTAAATGATTCAGACACATAA